From Candidatus Effluviviaceae Genus V sp., a single genomic window includes:
- a CDS encoding aminotransferase class V-fold PLP-dependent enzyme, translated as MSEERKRQATSVVEPTIFELGVPGHPGHALPALDVPRLEPEDVLPDGFVRPAPPALPEVSEPEVVRHFTRLAELNHHVDRAIYPLGSCTMKYNPKINEEMASLPGFTGLHPGFDDADCQGAIALMVELARHLSEISGLAAVSLQPPAGASGELAGMLMAKAWHTDQGNPRSKVVVPDSAHGTNPASLTLAGYEAVETSSGDDGRIDVDAFRKVVDDETAAVMITNPSTLGIFETRIADIIEIAHERGALVYLDGANLNACMGLVRPGDVGFDIMHFNLHKTFSAPHGGGGPGSGPVGVRSGLEPYLPSPLPSYDPGRPEGRRYFMDRDRPRSIGAVHGYHGNFLVMVKAYAYILANGGVGLRKVSEDAVLNANYLKAKLEGLYDASHEGHCQHEFVLSAERQKEQGARALDIAKRLLDHGIHAPTVYFPLIVPEALMIEPTESESRRSLDAFVEAMISIAGEIEEDPEALAGAPERTPVGRLDESRAARELDVVWEDE; from the coding sequence GTGAGCGAGGAGCGGAAGCGCCAGGCGACGTCCGTCGTCGAACCGACCATCTTCGAACTCGGTGTCCCGGGTCATCCCGGGCACGCGCTGCCGGCGCTCGATGTGCCGCGGCTCGAGCCGGAGGACGTTCTCCCTGACGGGTTTGTCCGGCCGGCGCCGCCCGCGCTTCCCGAGGTCTCCGAGCCCGAGGTCGTCAGGCACTTCACCAGGCTGGCCGAGCTCAATCACCACGTCGACAGGGCGATCTACCCGTTGGGTTCGTGCACGATGAAGTACAATCCCAAGATCAACGAGGAGATGGCGTCGCTCCCGGGCTTCACCGGACTCCATCCCGGATTCGACGACGCCGACTGTCAGGGCGCGATCGCGCTGATGGTCGAGCTCGCGCGGCACCTGAGCGAGATCTCCGGCCTGGCCGCCGTCTCGCTGCAGCCGCCGGCCGGCGCCTCCGGCGAGCTCGCCGGCATGCTCATGGCCAAGGCCTGGCACACGGACCAGGGAAACCCGCGGAGCAAGGTCGTCGTCCCGGACTCGGCGCACGGGACGAACCCGGCGAGCCTGACACTGGCCGGGTACGAGGCCGTCGAGACGTCTTCCGGAGACGACGGACGCATCGACGTCGACGCCTTCAGGAAGGTGGTCGACGACGAGACGGCCGCCGTGATGATCACGAACCCCAGCACGCTGGGGATATTCGAGACACGCATCGCCGACATCATCGAGATCGCGCACGAACGGGGCGCCCTTGTCTATCTCGACGGCGCGAACCTGAACGCCTGCATGGGGCTGGTCCGACCGGGCGACGTCGGCTTCGACATCATGCACTTCAACCTGCACAAGACGTTCTCCGCGCCGCACGGCGGCGGCGGACCGGGCTCCGGACCGGTCGGCGTGCGGTCGGGGCTCGAACCGTACCTCCCGTCGCCCCTGCCGTCCTACGACCCGGGACGTCCCGAGGGGCGCCGCTACTTCATGGACCGGGACCGGCCGCGGTCGATAGGGGCCGTGCACGGGTACCACGGGAACTTCCTCGTCATGGTGAAGGCGTACGCCTACATCCTGGCGAACGGCGGCGTCGGGCTCAGGAAGGTGTCGGAGGACGCGGTCCTGAACGCGAACTACCTCAAGGCGAAGCTCGAGGGTCTCTACGACGCGTCGCACGAAGGACACTGTCAGCACGAGTTCGTGCTCTCGGCCGAGCGGCAGAAGGAGCAGGGAGCACGGGCGCTCGACATAGCGAAGAGGCTGCTGGACCACGGCATCCACGCGCCGACGGTCTACTTCCCGCTCATCGTGCCCGAGGCTCTGATGATCGAGCCCACGGAGTCCGAGAGCCGCCGGTCACTCGACGCGTTCGTCGAGGCGATGATCTCGATCGCAGGGGAGATCGAGGAGGATCCTGAAGCGCTCGCGGGGGCGCCCGAGAGAACGCCCGTGGGGCGGCTCGACGAGTCCAGAGCGGCGCGTGAACTCGATGTGGTATGGGAGGACGAGTAG
- a CDS encoding methylaspartate mutase encodes MSDNGKIRAIVATDCGSTTTKAILIKLVDGEYRLIVRGEAPTTVEAPFEDVTRGVLNAVREVEELSDHEVLAGEDVIHPNEGDKGVDLYLSTSSAGGGLQMMVAGVVSSMTAESAERAALGAGSIVMDVLASNDGRLPHEQIERIRHLRPDMILLSGGIDGGTITHVVELAQVIAAADPKPRLGTGYQLPVIYAGNIDAREEVGRLLGEKTALYQVENLRPVLEKENLGPARDKIHDLFMEHVMAQAPGYNKLMGWTDAPIMPTPGAVGSIIETIAKQQDIEVVGVDIGGATTDVFSVFKDTFNRTVSANLGMSYSVSNVLAEAGIENVMRWVPFGLPELEVRNRIKNKMIRPTTVPQALEDLKLEQAIAREALRLAFEQHKSFAVGLKGVQQERTISDAFTQSSSGATLVNLMDLDLLVGSGGVLSHAPRRQQAALMLTDAFLPEGVTRLAVDSIFMMPQLGVLAEVHEKAATEVFEKDCLIHLGTIVAPVGTAQEGKPCLTVEGTLPDGTSLNEEIPFGEMRVYPMTVDDEIRIKMTPARSFDVGAGPGKPHEATVSGGVVGLMIDTRGRPFNLPTDESKRVEKLDRWAQAFDAYPE; translated from the coding sequence ATGAGTGACAATGGGAAGATCAGGGCGATCGTCGCCACTGACTGCGGCAGTACGACCACGAAGGCAATTCTAATCAAGCTCGTCGACGGGGAGTATCGCCTGATCGTGCGAGGCGAGGCTCCCACGACCGTCGAGGCGCCGTTCGAGGACGTCACGAGAGGCGTCCTGAACGCCGTCCGCGAGGTTGAGGAGCTCTCGGACCACGAGGTCCTGGCGGGCGAGGACGTCATCCACCCCAACGAGGGAGACAAGGGCGTCGACCTCTACCTCTCGACGTCGAGCGCAGGCGGCGGCCTTCAGATGATGGTCGCCGGTGTCGTCTCCAGCATGACCGCCGAGAGCGCCGAGCGCGCTGCTCTCGGCGCCGGCTCGATCGTGATGGACGTGCTGGCGTCGAACGACGGCCGTCTGCCGCACGAGCAGATCGAGCGCATCCGGCACTTGAGGCCCGACATGATCCTCCTGTCCGGAGGCATCGACGGCGGCACGATCACGCACGTCGTCGAGCTTGCGCAGGTCATCGCCGCGGCCGATCCCAAACCGAGACTCGGAACCGGCTATCAGCTTCCGGTCATCTATGCGGGGAACATCGACGCACGGGAAGAGGTGGGGAGGCTTCTCGGCGAGAAGACCGCGCTCTACCAGGTGGAGAACCTCCGTCCGGTCCTCGAGAAGGAGAACCTCGGGCCGGCCAGAGACAAGATCCACGACCTCTTCATGGAGCACGTCATGGCCCAGGCGCCGGGCTACAACAAGCTCATGGGGTGGACTGACGCTCCCATCATGCCGACGCCGGGAGCGGTCGGCTCCATCATCGAGACGATCGCGAAGCAGCAGGACATCGAGGTCGTCGGCGTCGACATCGGCGGGGCGACGACGGACGTCTTCTCCGTCTTCAAGGACACGTTCAACAGAACGGTGAGCGCGAACCTCGGCATGAGCTACTCGGTCTCGAACGTGCTGGCCGAGGCCGGCATCGAGAACGTGATGCGCTGGGTTCCGTTCGGTCTGCCGGAGCTCGAGGTCAGGAACCGGATCAAGAACAAGATGATCCGACCGACGACTGTCCCGCAGGCCCTCGAGGACCTCAAGCTCGAGCAGGCGATCGCCCGCGAGGCGCTCCGACTCGCTTTCGAACAGCACAAGTCGTTCGCGGTCGGTCTGAAGGGTGTGCAGCAGGAGCGCACGATCTCCGACGCGTTCACTCAGTCCTCGTCGGGAGCGACGCTGGTCAACCTGATGGATCTCGACCTTCTCGTCGGCTCCGGTGGCGTGCTCTCACACGCTCCGCGCCGTCAGCAGGCGGCGCTGATGCTGACCGACGCCTTCCTGCCGGAGGGCGTGACCAGACTGGCTGTCGATTCGATCTTCATGATGCCTCAGCTCGGCGTGCTGGCCGAGGTGCACGAGAAGGCGGCGACCGAGGTCTTCGAGAAGGACTGTCTCATTCACCTCGGTACGATCGTGGCTCCGGTCGGCACCGCGCAGGAGGGGAAGCCGTGCCTGACCGTCGAGGGGACGCTTCCCGACGGAACCTCGCTCAACGAGGAGATACCGTTCGGCGAGATGCGCGTCTACCCGATGACGGTCGACGACGAGATCCGCATCAAGATGACCCCGGCCAGGAGCTTCGACGTCGGAGCGGGACCCGGCAAGCCGCACGAGGCGACCGTATCGGGCGGCGTTGTCGGGCTGATGATCGATACGAGAGGAAGACCGTTCAACCTCCCGACCGACGAGTCGAAACGCGTGGAGAAGCTCGACCGGTGGGCGCAGGCGTTCGACGCCTATCCCGAGTAG
- a CDS encoding aminomethyl-transferring glycine dehydrogenase subunit GcvPA — protein sequence MPYLPHTDADRAEMLREIGVSSFEDLLESIPTDLRMTGELDIPGPFSEEEIGRHLGKLAAGNRGANCLLSFAGGGIYDHHVPAVVRTITSMPQFYTAYTPYQAEVSQGTLQSIYEFQTMIARLTGLDVANASLYDGASATAEAALMGLDVTRGARVLVPATVSPHVKRVLRTYLASSAADLREVPTRDGRIDVAALSGEISENDVVIVQHPNALGLLESVNDVGELAERAGALLVASVDPLSLAVLRPPADYGAAIAVGEGQCLGSAPSYGGPLLGFLAAERRHIRRMPGRIIGATVDHDGRRGYVMTLQTREQHIRRARATSNICTNQGLVALAAAVYMSLLGRNGFRETAVHVMSKAHYAADAITQHTGLSLAFPGPFFREFVVEMPRPASVIRSELSRDGICPGVDCGTYDPALERCLLVSVTERHTREDVDTLASALGAAAAEGGSA from the coding sequence TTGCCGTATCTGCCGCACACCGATGCCGACCGAGCCGAGATGCTGCGCGAGATAGGCGTCTCGTCGTTCGAGGACCTTCTGGAGAGCATCCCGACGGACCTGAGGATGACCGGGGAGCTGGATATTCCAGGGCCGTTCTCCGAGGAGGAGATCGGCAGGCATCTCGGGAAGCTGGCCGCCGGGAACCGCGGCGCGAACTGTCTCCTGTCGTTCGCCGGCGGCGGCATCTACGATCACCACGTGCCGGCCGTCGTGAGGACGATCACGTCGATGCCCCAGTTCTACACGGCCTACACGCCCTATCAGGCGGAGGTCAGTCAGGGCACGCTGCAGTCGATCTACGAGTTCCAGACGATGATCGCGCGCCTGACGGGACTCGACGTGGCCAATGCCTCGCTCTACGACGGTGCCTCCGCGACCGCGGAGGCCGCGCTCATGGGGCTCGACGTCACGCGCGGCGCCCGGGTTCTGGTTCCGGCGACCGTCTCGCCGCACGTGAAACGGGTTCTGAGGACCTACCTCGCGTCGAGCGCCGCGGACCTCAGGGAGGTCCCCACGCGCGACGGCCGCATCGATGTCGCGGCGCTCTCGGGTGAGATCAGCGAGAACGACGTCGTGATCGTGCAGCATCCGAACGCGCTCGGTCTTCTGGAGTCCGTCAACGACGTCGGTGAACTCGCTGAACGGGCCGGCGCACTCCTCGTCGCTTCGGTCGATCCGCTATCCCTCGCCGTCCTTCGGCCGCCGGCCGACTACGGTGCGGCGATCGCGGTCGGGGAGGGGCAGTGCCTCGGCTCAGCTCCATCGTACGGGGGGCCGCTTCTCGGCTTCCTGGCCGCCGAGCGCAGGCACATTCGGAGGATGCCGGGACGCATCATCGGGGCGACGGTCGACCACGACGGGCGGCGCGGCTACGTGATGACGCTCCAGACCCGGGAACAGCACATCCGCCGGGCCAGGGCGACGTCGAACATCTGCACGAACCAGGGCCTCGTCGCCCTCGCGGCGGCCGTGTACATGTCGCTCCTTGGCAGGAACGGATTCCGCGAGACGGCCGTGCACGTGATGTCGAAGGCACACTACGCGGCCGATGCGATCACGCAGCACACGGGACTCTCGCTGGCGTTCCCCGGGCCCTTCTTCCGCGAGTTCGTCGTCGAGATGCCGCGGCCCGCTTCGGTCATCCGTTCCGAGCTGTCGCGCGACGGGATCTGCCCGGGCGTCGACTGTGGGACGTACGACCCGGCGCTCGAGCGCTGCCTGCTCGTCTCGGTGACGGAGCGTCACACGCGCGAGGACGTTGACACCCTCGCCTCGGCCCTCGGGGCCGCCGCGGCCGAAGGAGGCAGCGCGTGA
- the gcvH gene encoding glycine cleavage system protein GcvH, with product MAKLLFTKSHEWVRVEDDVATIGVSDYAQSELGDIVFVELPDTGKSVSSGDVLTSIESVKSVSELYTPVSGEIIEVNTALDDDPGKINEDPTGDGWVLRIKLSDPSELDGLMGPEDYEAHTKG from the coding sequence ATGGCGAAGCTCCTGTTCACGAAGAGTCACGAGTGGGTCCGTGTCGAGGACGACGTCGCCACCATCGGCGTCTCGGACTACGCGCAGAGCGAGCTGGGCGACATCGTCTTCGTCGAGCTTCCCGACACCGGGAAGAGCGTCTCGTCAGGCGACGTGCTGACGAGCATCGAGTCGGTCAAGAGTGTGAGCGAGCTCTATACTCCGGTCTCGGGCGAGATCATTGAGGTGAACACGGCGCTCGACGATGATCCGGGGAAGATCAACGAGGATCCGACGGGCGACGGCTGGGTGCTCCGCATCAAGCTGTCGGACCCCTCTGAGCTGGACGGCCTCATGGGGCCCGAGGACTACGAGGCGCACACGAAGGGCTAG
- the gcvT gene encoding glycine cleavage system aminomethyltransferase GcvT produces the protein MLRRAPGPSARHGGRGDVGEKTKTARRTPLHEAHVELDARLVEFAGFLMPMTYDGIVAEHRRVRESVGLFDVSHMGEIHIRGDGALDFVERITTNRASALDVGGVQYSAMCYQDGGFIDDLLVYRLSDSYMLVVNAANHAKDLEWIRSHAAGDVEIDDASDRTALIAVQGPNAGPVADRVAEDDLGEVGYYRSTETNVLGSGAVVSRTGYTGEDGFEIYCGTDRAPEVWSALMEAGHEYGVGPAGLGARDTLRLEMGYALYGNDIDETRTPVEANLMWITRLKKGDFIGRDAIAARRERGPVARLVGFEAEGRRIPRHGHGIIVGGETVGEVTSGTFSPSLERAIGMGYVPDGTNGGIEIDVRGTAVPATIVPLPFYRDGTVRSKR, from the coding sequence ATGCTTCGGCGCGCGCCGGGGCCGTCGGCCCGTCACGGGGGTAGAGGAGACGTGGGAGAAAAGACGAAGACGGCTCGGAGGACCCCTCTCCACGAGGCGCACGTCGAGCTGGATGCCCGCCTGGTGGAGTTCGCCGGCTTCCTGATGCCGATGACCTACGACGGGATCGTCGCGGAGCACAGACGGGTCAGAGAGTCCGTCGGGCTCTTCGACGTTTCCCACATGGGCGAGATCCACATCAGGGGGGACGGCGCCCTGGACTTCGTGGAACGCATCACCACGAACCGCGCGTCGGCCCTCGATGTCGGAGGCGTTCAGTACTCCGCGATGTGCTACCAGGACGGCGGGTTCATCGACGACCTGCTCGTCTACCGGCTGTCCGACTCCTACATGCTGGTCGTCAACGCCGCGAACCACGCGAAGGACCTCGAGTGGATCCGGTCGCACGCCGCCGGCGACGTGGAGATCGACGACGCGTCCGACAGGACCGCCCTCATCGCAGTTCAGGGGCCGAACGCCGGGCCGGTCGCCGACCGCGTCGCGGAGGACGACCTCGGAGAGGTCGGCTACTACCGTTCGACCGAGACGAACGTGCTCGGTTCCGGCGCCGTCGTCTCGCGCACGGGCTACACGGGTGAGGACGGGTTCGAGATCTACTGCGGAACGGACCGGGCGCCCGAGGTCTGGAGCGCCCTCATGGAGGCCGGTCACGAGTACGGCGTGGGCCCGGCGGGACTCGGAGCACGCGACACGTTGCGGCTTGAGATGGGCTACGCTCTGTACGGGAACGACATCGACGAGACACGAACGCCCGTCGAGGCGAATCTCATGTGGATCACGCGGCTGAAGAAGGGCGACTTCATCGGACGCGACGCGATCGCGGCCCGCAGGGAGCGCGGTCCGGTCGCGCGCCTCGTCGGATTCGAGGCCGAGGGACGAAGGATCCCCCGTCACGGCCACGGGATCATCGTGGGCGGCGAGACCGTCGGCGAGGTGACGAGCGGGACCTTCTCGCCCAGCCTCGAGCGGGCCATAGGAATGGGCTACGTGCCCGACGGAACGAACGGCGGGATCGAGATCGACGTCAGGGGAACGGCCGTTCCGGCGACGATCGTCCCCCTGCCGTTCTACAGAGACGGAACGGTACGCAGCAAGCGATGA